In the Paenibacillus pabuli genome, one interval contains:
- a CDS encoding LysR family transcriptional regulator encodes MNLIKLQIVELIDKHHHMTSVAEILGIKQPTVTFHMKSLEEEMGVRLFESRSGKTFLTEAGQALLHYSVKINALTQEARRVVKEYDSLYRGTLHIGASYVPATYLLPSMLNTFSQEFPGIRIVLSVKPSPVIREMLMRHQIDLGVISSEPFVSPNLQADPLCADDLVLICAPQHALTRREVLEPDHISQVPFALHGNESSTRRLTNQWLEQHAVRLRSTVEMDSLEAIKQLVLLGGHISFMSRMAVQWEEQHGLIQVLPIPGEQAPRHIYTVHNKDRHPSVQMNRFKEVLHEGVPDSPPFLGFAP; translated from the coding sequence TTGAATCTGATTAAACTGCAAATTGTAGAGTTAATTGACAAGCATCATCACATGACCAGTGTCGCGGAGATTCTGGGCATCAAGCAACCCACGGTTACGTTTCATATGAAGTCACTGGAGGAAGAGATGGGGGTGCGATTATTCGAATCGCGCAGTGGGAAGACGTTTCTAACGGAGGCTGGACAGGCCCTACTTCATTATTCCGTGAAGATTAATGCCCTGACCCAAGAGGCCCGCCGGGTAGTCAAAGAATACGACAGCCTCTACAGGGGCACGCTTCACATTGGGGCAAGCTATGTACCTGCAACTTATCTTCTGCCATCAATGCTAAATACATTTTCACAGGAGTTTCCCGGTATTCGTATTGTGTTATCGGTCAAACCGTCTCCTGTCATCCGCGAGATGTTAATGCGGCACCAGATTGATCTGGGGGTAATCTCTTCCGAACCATTTGTCAGTCCGAATCTTCAAGCCGATCCGCTATGCGCAGATGATCTGGTGTTAATCTGTGCTCCGCAGCACGCTTTGACTAGAAGAGAAGTTTTGGAGCCAGATCATATCTCTCAGGTTCCTTTCGCTCTGCATGGGAACGAATCCAGCACACGGCGTTTGACGAACCAATGGCTGGAACAACATGCTGTGCGGCTCCGCAGTACGGTGGAGATGGACTCACTTGAGGCGATCAAACAGCTGGTTCTGCTCGGAGGTCATATTTCATTCATGTCGCGCATGGCTGTACAGTGGGAGGAGCAGCACGGCTTGATTCAGGTCCTTCCTATTCCGGGAGAACAGGCTCCAAGGCATATATACACGGTACATAATAAG